In Candidatus Methanoperedens sp., one genomic interval encodes:
- a CDS encoding phosphatidylglycerophosphatase A, translating into MKLSDIKKEKKKKNQPEEVEDNNVKGIMKVLEDAGLPEEVLVSAAMELYVPHPGVENKDIAQQVFKRELRLALSDPNLCILLYAGLLLEKEGEKGELPGMSKETFKKDLTFLIVDEVIGMSIAKYISGDKGIFEYVRFDKLKPGILSKLGPFMDDVVAGLIGGASANMYSRGKDDGGKAKKALPGKRRSGFAG; encoded by the coding sequence ATGAAATTATCCGATATAAAGAAAGAAAAAAAGAAAAAGAACCAGCCAGAGGAAGTCGAAGATAATAATGTGAAAGGCATCATGAAAGTCCTTGAAGACGCCGGTCTCCCGGAAGAAGTGCTGGTCTCGGCAGCCATGGAGCTGTATGTCCCCCATCCCGGGGTCGAAAACAAGGATATTGCGCAGCAGGTCTTTAAAAGGGAACTCAGGCTTGCGCTCTCCGACCCAAACCTGTGCATACTGCTTTATGCAGGCCTGCTCCTTGAAAAGGAGGGCGAGAAGGGGGAACTTCCCGGCATGAGCAAAGAGACCTTCAAAAAGGACCTGACCTTTCTGATAGTGGATGAAGTGATAGGAATGAGCATAGCAAAATATATCAGCGGCGACAAGGGGATATTTGAATACGTCAGGTTTGATAAGTTAAAGCCGGGAATCTTATCAAAACTCGGGCCTTTCATGGACGATGTTGTAGCAGGGCTCATCGGTGGAGCCTCAGCGAACATGTACTCGCGAGGAAAAGATGACGGAGGAAAGGCAAAGAAAGCACTTCCCGGGAAAAGACGGAGCGGGTTCGCGGGATGA